The following proteins are encoded in a genomic region of Flammeovirga pectinis:
- a CDS encoding tyrosine-type recombinase/integrase, with product MITPFQSFLNHLQFEKKVSSHTLTAYKTDLLQFDTFIKLEDDTSTLEGVKKAEVRLWISTLMEEELSTRSINRKMASLKSFFKFLRKRDIIEVDPSKSIHALKTPSRLPQSVKSTEMNHLLTDEVFEDNFDGIRDKLIFEFLYGTGLRSSELLQIEINAIDFSSNTVKVLGKRNKERIVPLHAQLVHQLRYYLDKRKNYDTQNLFITEEGAPLKYQQLYHLVKRYLKENTTVGKKSPHILRHSFATNMLENGAALNDIKELLGHANLSATQIYTHSSLSRMKKVHAQAHPRSGKKST from the coding sequence ATGATTACACCATTCCAATCTTTTTTAAATCACTTACAGTTCGAAAAAAAGGTTAGTAGCCACACGCTTACTGCTTATAAAACGGATTTACTACAGTTTGATACTTTTATTAAACTAGAGGATGATACAAGTACCTTAGAAGGTGTAAAAAAAGCTGAAGTTAGGCTTTGGATAAGCACTTTAATGGAAGAAGAATTAAGTACTCGAAGTATTAACAGGAAAATGGCCTCGTTAAAGAGTTTCTTTAAGTTTCTTAGAAAAAGAGATATTATAGAAGTGGACCCTTCAAAATCTATTCATGCCTTAAAAACTCCTTCAAGACTGCCTCAAAGTGTTAAGAGTACCGAGATGAATCATCTATTAACAGATGAAGTTTTCGAAGATAATTTTGATGGAATCAGAGATAAATTAATTTTTGAGTTTCTTTATGGAACTGGTTTAAGGTCTTCAGAGTTATTACAAATAGAAATTAATGCTATTGATTTCTCAAGTAACACTGTAAAAGTACTTGGTAAAAGAAATAAAGAAAGAATAGTCCCCTTACACGCACAGTTAGTACATCAATTAAGATATTACCTTGATAAGAGAAAGAATTACGACACCCAAAACCTCTTTATTACCGAAGAGGGTGCCCCCTTGAAGTATCAACAACTTTATCACCTTGTAAAAAGGTATTTAAAGGAAAACACAACCGTTGGAAAAAAATCTCCACATATTTTACGACATTCTTTTGCGACAAATATGCTTGAAAACGGAGCAGCTCTAAATGATATCAAAGAGTTACTTGGTCATGCTAACTTATCTGCAACTCAGATATATACACATTCATCTTTATCTAGGATGAAAAAAGTACATGCTCAAGCACATCCAAGGTCAGGAAAAAAATCTACTTAA
- the hpf gene encoding ribosome hibernation-promoting factor, HPF/YfiA family codes for MKLDIQSIHFTADQKLIDFIETKVNKLETFYDRFVDGEVFLRVEKNSDNSRDNKVVEIKLNIPGDTLVAKKHGVSFEAATDDATESLRRQVKKFKEKLLDKSGA; via the coding sequence ATGAAACTCGACATCCAATCAATACATTTCACAGCAGATCAAAAATTAATTGATTTCATTGAAACAAAAGTAAATAAATTAGAAACTTTTTACGACAGATTTGTTGACGGAGAAGTTTTCTTAAGAGTAGAAAAAAACAGTGACAATAGTCGAGATAATAAAGTTGTAGAGATTAAATTAAATATCCCTGGTGATACATTAGTAGCTAAAAAGCATGGTGTGTCATTCGAAGCAGCTACAGATGATGCTACTGAATCATTACGTCGTCAAGTAAAGAAATTTAAAGAAAAATTATTAGACAAATCTGGAGCTTAA
- the rpsU gene encoding 30S ribosomal protein S21 — protein sequence MIEIKVKDNESIDRALKRFKKKFERTKVLRELRGRAYYEKSSVTDRKKAIKTAYKIKMRTEQGA from the coding sequence ATGATCGAAATTAAAGTAAAAGATAACGAGTCTATCGACCGTGCTCTTAAGCGTTTCAAAAAGAAATTTGAGAGAACTAAAGTTCTTCGTGAATTACGTGGTCGTGCGTATTACGAGAAATCTTCTGTAACTGACAGAAAGAAAGCAATCAAAACTGCTTACAAAATCAAAATGAGAACTGAGCAAGGAGCTTAA
- a CDS encoding ABC transporter permease encodes MSNSRFPFFVAKRYFLSQRNIKSISLMLIVLVVQMTFGVVVFIGKAIGVLFTFSPKKIRKTYKGMAEKFIRQNFIQTLSNIAMIGVGFGTAALVIVLSLFNGMERTLTGMFNRHNPELKIEIKEGKSFPYTWTLRDQIEEIEGVQAITEIIEDKVLILYNNKQKVVTMKGVSENFIQQTHIDTTVVLGTNTLYNNDTRYALVGSGVYQELGLRLRDSMHPLQFWYPKRKGKASLDPSKAFNKKIIQAGGVFVAEPQFDQSTVIVSLGFANSLLNYGKLRTGLEIKTDDHTSPEKVKKRLQEVLGDTFIIKTRPEQQAQVLRALKIEKFFTYGTFALILGIASFNVFFALAMLSIEKGHDMNIIKSMGATDGMIRRIFLFEGSLVAVSGAIFGLLSGYVFCIAQEKLKWISTGANNGILDAYPVETRWQDFVIICLTVTTITVLASVIPSRNAVKNTRR; translated from the coding sequence ATGTCAAATTCGAGATTTCCTTTCTTTGTTGCCAAACGGTATTTCTTATCACAGAGAAATATAAAAAGCATATCATTAATGCTTATTGTCTTGGTGGTACAGATGACATTTGGAGTTGTAGTCTTTATTGGGAAAGCCATTGGTGTTCTTTTCACCTTCTCTCCTAAAAAGATTAGAAAAACATACAAAGGAATGGCTGAAAAGTTCATAAGACAGAACTTTATACAGACCCTTTCTAACATAGCCATGATTGGTGTAGGTTTTGGTACCGCTGCTTTGGTAATTGTTCTTTCACTGTTTAACGGTATGGAAAGAACACTAACAGGTATGTTTAACCGCCATAACCCAGAATTAAAAATTGAAATAAAAGAAGGAAAATCTTTCCCCTATACTTGGACTTTGAGAGATCAGATAGAAGAGATAGAAGGGGTTCAAGCCATTACAGAAATAATTGAAGATAAAGTTTTAATACTGTACAACAACAAACAGAAGGTTGTTACAATGAAAGGTGTTAGCGAAAACTTTATCCAACAAACACATATTGATACTACCGTTGTTTTAGGTACTAACACGCTATATAATAACGACACACGGTATGCATTGGTGGGTTCTGGGGTATATCAAGAACTTGGTTTAAGATTAAGAGATAGTATGCACCCTTTGCAGTTTTGGTATCCTAAAAGAAAGGGTAAAGCATCACTAGATCCTTCAAAAGCATTCAATAAAAAAATTATCCAAGCAGGAGGTGTATTTGTAGCAGAGCCTCAATTTGATCAATCTACTGTGATTGTTTCTTTAGGGTTTGCCAATTCATTATTAAACTATGGAAAGCTAAGAACTGGTTTAGAAATAAAAACAGACGATCATACTAGTCCTGAAAAGGTTAAAAAAAGATTGCAAGAAGTTCTTGGTGATACGTTTATTATAAAAACGAGACCAGAGCAACAAGCACAAGTTCTTAGAGCGCTAAAAATAGAAAAATTCTTTACCTACGGAACGTTCGCGTTAATTCTAGGTATTGCATCGTTTAATGTATTCTTTGCTCTTGCAATGCTTTCTATAGAGAAAGGGCATGACATGAATATTATTAAATCTATGGGAGCTACTGATGGAATGATTAGGAGAATTTTCTTATTTGAAGGAAGTCTTGTCGCCGTTTCTGGAGCTATTTTCGGACTCTTATCAGGCTATGTTTTTTGCATTGCTCAAGAAAAATTAAAATGGATTAGTACAGGTGCTAACAATGGTATTCTTGATGCTTATCCTGTAGAAACACGTTGGCAAGACTTTGTCATTATCTGTCTTACAGTAACTACAATTACGGTACTTGCATCTGTTATACCTTCTAGAAATGCAGTTAAAAATACACGTAGATAA
- the gldB gene encoding gliding motility lipoprotein GldB, which translates to MTKQIFKYIFLVFSTLLFFQCGSSDEKELPDVSEIKINVEVRHLEQEIFALKSKDDIVKFLIENPEIEKKYFLQAGLYPNRHFLVEAIWDFRNKVENDTLKMDADRIFGNFEVQKKEFEEAFKYIKYYYPDFNPPKIYTSISGFANWGFGGDVLDLGDFIVIGLDYFEGPTASYGVPEVPSYISRRYTPEHLVPFSIQMLSNRFNKVNPNDRSVLSHMIAWGKAYEFVDDVMPYTADSIKTGYTAKELKGVNYNEAYIWSHFVENELLYKTERRTVKRYVDDRPVTSEVSEDSPGRLGRWIGWRIVQSYMRANPEVMLPQLMANDNAGKILQKSKYKPKKRK; encoded by the coding sequence ATGACAAAACAAATTTTTAAATACATCTTCTTAGTTTTTAGTACATTATTATTTTTCCAATGTGGTTCTAGTGATGAAAAAGAACTCCCTGATGTATCAGAAATTAAAATAAATGTAGAGGTAAGGCATCTTGAACAAGAAATTTTTGCACTTAAGTCTAAAGATGATATTGTAAAATTCTTGATAGAAAATCCTGAGATAGAAAAAAAATATTTTTTACAGGCAGGGTTATATCCCAATAGACATTTTTTAGTAGAAGCCATTTGGGACTTTAGAAATAAAGTTGAAAATGATACTCTAAAGATGGATGCAGATAGAATTTTCGGGAATTTCGAAGTTCAGAAAAAAGAGTTTGAAGAAGCCTTTAAATATATCAAATATTATTACCCAGATTTTAATCCTCCTAAAATATATACATCAATTTCTGGTTTTGCTAACTGGGGCTTTGGTGGAGATGTTTTAGACTTAGGAGATTTTATTGTTATTGGTCTTGATTACTTTGAAGGTCCGACAGCTTCTTATGGTGTTCCAGAAGTCCCAAGCTACATAAGTAGAAGATATACTCCAGAACACTTAGTACCTTTTTCTATACAGATGCTGTCTAATCGATTTAATAAGGTAAACCCTAATGATAGGTCCGTGTTGTCGCATATGATAGCCTGGGGGAAAGCCTACGAGTTTGTAGACGATGTAATGCCTTATACAGCAGATTCTATAAAAACAGGGTATACTGCTAAAGAACTAAAAGGTGTAAATTATAATGAAGCCTATATTTGGAGTCATTTTGTAGAAAATGAGTTGCTTTATAAAACAGAACGCAGAACAGTAAAACGTTATGTTGATGATAGACCTGTCACATCAGAAGTATCTGAAGATAGCCCAGGAAGGTTAGGAAGGTGGATTGGTTGGAGAATTGTACAGAGTTATATGAGAGCAAACCCAGAGGTTATGTTACCACAATTAATGGCAAATGATAACGCAGGAAAGATACTCCAAAAATCAAAATATAAGCCAAAGAAAAGAAAATAA
- a CDS encoding sodium:proton antiporter yields MTLSLGMLVGVSPALASGGGHPEAAPWSVIPFATLLIMIATGPLFYEKFWHHNYPKVAVGLAGSVVLYYIFGLHNTHAPIHAFFEYFQFIALLSGLYIASGGIMIKVDKKGTPLVNTLLLAFGAVIANIIGTTGASMLLVRPFMRLNQERLQPYHIVFFIFIVSNVGGALTPIGDPPLFLGFLKGVPFEWTLVHSLPMWAFTITLLCIVFFFADKRFINKRNLLFDEEEGEKEYSNKITITGSKNFAWLAVLVGAVFLDPSKIGWLPGILQTHDGFSIGFLADLEHHEGATLFSFIREIIMLSVAYLSFKLADQKAIQGNEFNFEPIREVAFIFIGIFGTMMPALELVANFAKSPEGAALINHNSLYWATGALSGILDNAPTYLNFLTAAMASKGADIGVVSDVVDFTNGIVQGAPNHESVLELTAISVAAVFFGAMTYIGNGPNFMVKSIAEQSGVEMPSFFGYILRYSLPILLSILIIVWLVFFAFAV; encoded by the coding sequence ATGACCTTAAGCTTAGGTATGCTAGTAGGAGTATCGCCGGCTTTAGCGAGTGGAGGAGGACATCCTGAAGCGGCCCCTTGGAGTGTTATTCCATTTGCTACACTTTTAATAATGATTGCTACTGGACCTCTTTTTTACGAGAAGTTCTGGCACCATAATTATCCAAAAGTTGCTGTTGGTTTAGCTGGATCAGTAGTGTTATATTATATTTTTGGGTTACACAATACACATGCTCCAATCCACGCATTTTTCGAATATTTTCAGTTTATAGCTTTACTATCGGGGCTTTATATAGCATCTGGTGGTATTATGATTAAAGTAGATAAGAAAGGAACTCCTTTGGTAAATACATTGCTTCTTGCTTTTGGAGCTGTGATAGCAAATATTATCGGAACAACAGGTGCTTCTATGCTTCTTGTTAGACCTTTTATGCGTTTAAACCAAGAGAGACTTCAACCTTACCATATTGTATTTTTTATATTTATTGTAAGTAATGTTGGTGGTGCATTAACGCCAATTGGAGATCCTCCATTATTCTTAGGATTCCTTAAAGGAGTACCTTTTGAATGGACATTGGTACATAGTTTACCAATGTGGGCTTTCACAATAACTTTATTATGTATTGTATTCTTCTTTGCAGATAAGCGCTTTATTAATAAAAGAAACTTACTTTTTGATGAAGAGGAAGGCGAGAAAGAATATTCAAATAAGATTACCATTACAGGTAGTAAGAACTTTGCATGGCTAGCAGTTTTAGTAGGAGCGGTTTTCTTAGATCCGTCTAAAATTGGATGGTTACCAGGTATTTTACAAACACATGATGGTTTTTCTATTGGTTTCTTAGCAGATTTAGAGCATCATGAAGGAGCAACGCTATTTTCTTTCATTAGAGAGATAATTATGCTTTCTGTTGCATACCTGTCATTTAAGCTTGCAGATCAAAAAGCCATTCAAGGTAATGAGTTTAATTTTGAGCCGATTAGAGAAGTAGCCTTTATTTTTATAGGTATTTTTGGAACGATGATGCCCGCCTTAGAGTTAGTAGCCAATTTTGCGAAATCTCCAGAAGGAGCGGCATTAATTAACCATAATTCTCTGTATTGGGCAACAGGAGCTTTATCTGGAATATTAGATAATGCACCTACCTACCTAAACTTCTTAACAGCAGCAATGGCCTCTAAAGGAGCAGACATTGGCGTTGTTAGTGATGTAGTTGATTTTACTAATGGTATTGTTCAAGGAGCTCCAAATCATGAATCTGTATTAGAATTAACAGCAATATCTGTTGCTGCTGTATTCTTTGGTGCAATGACTTATATTGGTAATGGACCAAACTTTATGGTAAAATCAATTGCTGAGCAATCAGGTGTTGAAATGCCTTCTTTCTTTGGTTACATTTTAAGATATTCTTTGCCAATTCTATTAAGTATTTTAATAATAGTTTGGTTAGTATTCTTTGCTTTTGCAGTATAG
- a CDS encoding WG repeat-containing protein, with product MKIYILFLLFCLFQINKVDAQTSKLFWKFADKGEYEKIEKKLVKESDELEGNAVLNYLWGLYYVENNLKYNLDSSYLHLQEAKLNWDNADEQTHAVWVKSYVNIDSIGYWLNHVEQLAFEASMSSFKVDDFKDFIKKYPDATHIPRAIELKDSLSFEIAKKEHSYKSYQEFIKNHPEAKQRDLAQEQYEILVYHSKTKDADEHALNRFLLEHPNNKFKSKVEKQIYELRTENKSESDYLSFIRDYPNSSRVDTAITHLWYFSENKDSVLISYPNWKNISYYQSLNLAEKHTIYPVIKDSKVAFINNKGKVILEDAFLQAKKKYNCNGVQSSYIEVEKETGHGVVNRKGKVLIPFEYESISFLSEGLAVVKKQGKYGIYALNEEQWIPCMYDQIMQISNRLFGVRIKSRWGIISSDGTQKFPIEAGQLIKIAENTLLIMKKGRWNYFSESAIFSEQINSADSVFRFESYKSLEDQWFSLKEEGKWAVYSPNGEKWTDDYDLIKDAPYKQGWFIQNDTLWQLLNYDNKLKIDSLLLPVVKEQGVISRWKNKWQAFTWSGDSLGNYVADTIVFNGNGNGIVASSGGIDHLYFKGGGDLLLKSYTKWHIQYVQKDSTEEIFIGAKSKRYKKFALLNEKGNQIMTPQFTDLTVTANGFVIAKYGNWYYLYTTKGKRHFQEGYSAIYYENGVFVLKKNGKYGLYIPETNQKIAPQFDSKLIKTTIKKEEVTQWLGSKKGKKGLFSLSTIATAKFYYNDMTLFDSTSVFIREDNLWKLLNVEKNDIVLACDSYKIKTTEEGYTWILYQKNEQYGAYSIKYGNVIYPEFLSIQNIGSKEEPLFLAKQFIKQAKLYILLYINEQGNVVYQSFLNESEFNLVDCY from the coding sequence ATGAAAATATATATACTGTTTTTACTTTTTTGTCTTTTTCAGATAAATAAAGTTGACGCACAAACTTCTAAATTATTCTGGAAATTTGCTGATAAAGGTGAATATGAAAAAATTGAAAAGAAATTAGTTAAAGAATCTGATGAGTTAGAGGGGAATGCCGTCTTAAACTATTTATGGGGACTTTACTATGTGGAAAATAACCTGAAATACAATTTGGATTCTTCTTATTTACACCTGCAAGAGGCAAAATTAAATTGGGATAATGCAGATGAGCAAACACATGCTGTATGGGTAAAGAGTTATGTAAATATAGATTCTATTGGTTATTGGCTCAATCATGTTGAACAACTTGCTTTTGAAGCCTCTATGTCTTCTTTTAAGGTTGATGATTTTAAAGATTTCATAAAAAAATATCCAGATGCTACACATATACCTAGAGCAATAGAACTAAAGGATAGTTTAAGTTTTGAGATTGCTAAAAAAGAGCACAGTTATAAATCTTATCAAGAGTTTATAAAAAATCATCCAGAAGCAAAACAGCGAGATTTAGCTCAAGAACAATATGAAATCTTAGTGTATCACTCAAAAACAAAAGATGCTGACGAACATGCTTTAAACCGCTTTTTACTTGAACATCCAAATAATAAATTTAAGAGTAAAGTAGAGAAGCAAATCTATGAGTTGCGAACGGAGAATAAATCAGAAAGTGATTATTTAAGTTTTATAAGAGATTACCCAAATAGTAGTCGAGTTGACACTGCAATTACTCATTTATGGTATTTTTCTGAAAATAAAGATAGCGTTTTGATCAGCTACCCTAATTGGAAAAATATTTCGTATTATCAATCACTTAACTTGGCAGAGAAACACACTATTTATCCTGTAATAAAAGATAGTAAAGTAGCATTTATAAATAATAAAGGTAAAGTAATTTTAGAGGATGCATTTCTCCAAGCAAAGAAAAAATATAACTGTAATGGTGTTCAATCATCTTATATCGAAGTAGAAAAAGAAACGGGACATGGGGTTGTTAATAGAAAAGGGAAAGTACTAATTCCATTTGAATACGAGAGTATTTCTTTTTTATCTGAAGGATTAGCAGTTGTAAAAAAGCAGGGGAAATATGGTATTTATGCTTTAAATGAAGAACAATGGATTCCTTGTATGTATGATCAGATTATGCAGATAAGTAATCGATTATTTGGTGTTAGAATAAAAAGTAGATGGGGTATAATCTCTTCAGATGGTACACAGAAGTTTCCGATAGAAGCAGGGCAGTTGATTAAAATTGCAGAGAATACGCTATTAATAATGAAAAAAGGGAGATGGAATTACTTTTCTGAATCTGCTATTTTTAGCGAACAAATTAATTCTGCTGACAGTGTATTTAGATTCGAATCTTATAAAAGCTTAGAAGACCAATGGTTTTCTTTAAAAGAAGAAGGAAAGTGGGCTGTTTATTCTCCTAATGGAGAAAAATGGACAGATGATTATGATTTAATTAAAGATGCTCCCTATAAGCAGGGTTGGTTTATACAGAACGATACTTTATGGCAGTTACTTAATTATGATAACAAATTGAAAATTGATTCTCTTCTTCTTCCTGTTGTAAAAGAGCAAGGAGTGATATCTAGATGGAAAAATAAATGGCAAGCTTTTACATGGTCAGGTGATAGTTTAGGGAATTATGTAGCAGATACGATAGTATTTAATGGTAATGGTAATGGTATAGTAGCATCCTCAGGAGGAATAGATCATCTCTATTTTAAAGGAGGAGGAGACTTATTATTGAAATCGTATACAAAATGGCATATTCAGTATGTACAAAAAGACTCTACAGAAGAAATATTTATTGGAGCAAAAAGTAAAAGGTATAAGAAATTTGCTTTACTCAATGAGAAAGGAAATCAGATAATGACACCTCAGTTTACAGACCTAACTGTAACTGCTAATGGTTTTGTAATTGCCAAATATGGAAATTGGTACTATTTGTATACAACTAAAGGGAAAAGACATTTTCAAGAAGGATACTCTGCTATCTATTATGAAAATGGAGTTTTTGTTTTGAAAAAGAACGGTAAATACGGATTATATATTCCAGAAACAAACCAAAAAATAGCACCCCAATTTGATAGTAAATTAATTAAAACTACTATTAAAAAAGAAGAGGTAACACAATGGTTGGGAAGTAAAAAAGGAAAGAAAGGATTATTCTCACTGTCTACCATAGCAACTGCAAAGTTTTATTATAATGATATGACATTATTTGATAGCACTTCAGTTTTTATACGAGAAGACAACCTGTGGAAACTCTTGAATGTAGAAAAGAATGATATCGTCTTGGCTTGTGATAGCTACAAAATAAAGACCACTGAAGAGGGGTATACTTGGATTTTATATCAAAAGAATGAACAATACGGAGCGTACTCAATTAAATATGGAAATGTGATTTATCCAGAGTTTTTATCAATACAAAATATTGGATCTAAGGAGGAACCTCTTTTTTTAGCGAAGCAGTTTATTAAGCAAGCAAAATTATATATTTTACTTTACATAAATGAGCAAGGAAATGTTGTATATCAATCATTTTTAAATGAAAGTGAATTTAATCTTGTGGATTGTTATTGA
- a CDS encoding PhoH family protein: protein MIEKVIPLEDVALVDFLGVDNSNIKELSTAFPNSKIIARGSEIRIQGASAEIIRVHKAINELLIHYRKFGKVTVDNILDYVEMNADLQDADVKDEILLYGAKGIAIRPKTSNQQKLVDAVKKNDLVFALGPAGTGKTYVATALAVKALKNKQVKRIIISRPAVEAGESLGFLPGDLKDKVDPYLRPIYDALDDMIPSEKLKFYMENRVIEIAPLAYMRGRTLSNAFVLLDEAQNTTEMQMKMLLTRLGLDSKMIITGDISQIDLPPRQKSGLVVASKILDNVTGIKVLHLTQKDVVRHRLVKNIISAYQKSDDRKKAIKEEHRNENK from the coding sequence TTGATAGAGAAAGTAATCCCTTTAGAAGATGTCGCTCTAGTCGATTTCTTGGGTGTTGACAATAGCAATATCAAAGAATTATCTACAGCATTTCCTAACAGTAAAATTATTGCTAGAGGTAGCGAAATAAGAATACAAGGTGCTAGTGCTGAAATAATTAGAGTACATAAAGCTATAAACGAACTTCTAATTCATTACAGGAAGTTTGGTAAAGTAACAGTAGATAATATACTTGATTACGTTGAAATGAATGCTGATTTACAAGATGCAGACGTTAAAGACGAAATTCTCCTTTATGGTGCAAAAGGTATTGCTATTAGACCCAAAACAAGTAACCAACAGAAACTTGTTGATGCTGTTAAAAAGAATGATCTTGTTTTTGCACTCGGACCTGCAGGTACTGGTAAAACGTATGTTGCAACGGCTCTTGCTGTAAAAGCACTCAAAAATAAGCAAGTAAAAAGAATTATTATATCTAGACCTGCTGTAGAAGCCGGAGAAAGTTTAGGTTTCCTTCCGGGAGACTTAAAAGATAAAGTTGATCCTTATTTACGACCTATTTATGATGCTTTAGATGACATGATTCCATCAGAAAAATTAAAATTCTATATGGAAAATCGTGTGATTGAAATCGCACCATTAGCCTACATGAGAGGTAGAACATTAAGTAATGCATTTGTTTTACTTGATGAAGCTCAGAATACAACTGAGATGCAAATGAAAATGTTACTTACACGTTTAGGGTTAGACTCTAAAATGATTATTACTGGTGATATTTCTCAGATTGATTTACCTCCAAGACAAAAATCTGGTTTAGTGGTTGCATCAAAAATTCTTGATAATGTAACGGGTATTAAAGTACTTCATCTTACACAAAAAGATGTTGTTCGCCACCGCCTAGTTAAAAATATCATTTCTGCATATCAAAAATCAGACGACCGTAAAAAGGCAATAAAAGAAGAGCATAGAAATGAAAATAAATAG
- a CDS encoding rhomboid family intramembrane serine protease, whose translation MKINRGLKITLLLLAIAWLLKIIEWSLEVNLYHLGIYPRNRLGFFGIFFSPFIHGGLKHIISNSFSFCILCFSLYLFIPKIASKVLIQLTLISGCMVWFFARPSFHIGASGVIYGIASFLFFLGIFQKNPGSLIISLCIAVLYQGMLTGLIPNEQGVSWESHLSGSIAGLVLAYYYKNIETEFSQKKEIKIEDDFSFEGYRNIENKAFIYKYSDNNKRVKE comes from the coding sequence ATGAAAATAAATAGAGGTTTAAAAATAACGCTTCTATTATTGGCAATTGCTTGGCTTCTAAAGATTATTGAATGGTCTTTAGAAGTCAATCTTTATCATCTTGGTATCTATCCTAGAAATCGATTAGGTTTTTTCGGGATATTCTTTTCTCCCTTCATTCATGGTGGATTAAAACATATAATCTCAAATAGCTTTTCCTTTTGTATTCTATGTTTTTCACTTTACTTATTTATCCCAAAAATCGCCTCTAAAGTACTTATACAGCTAACACTAATAAGCGGTTGTATGGTTTGGTTTTTTGCACGCCCCTCCTTTCATATAGGTGCAAGTGGTGTTATTTACGGAATAGCTTCCTTTTTATTCTTTCTTGGTATTTTTCAAAAGAATCCTGGCTCTTTAATCATTTCACTTTGCATTGCTGTATTGTATCAAGGTATGCTTACGGGATTAATTCCAAATGAACAGGGAGTTTCGTGGGAATCTCATTTATCTGGTAGTATTGCTGGGCTAGTATTAGCGTACTATTACAAGAATATCGAAACTGAGTTTTCTCAGAAAAAGGAAATAAAAATTGAAGATGATTTTAGTTTCGAAGGGTATCGAAATATTGAAAACAAGGCTTTTATTTATAAATACAGTGACAATAATAAAAGAGTAAAGGAATAA
- a CDS encoding potassium channel family protein: MIFNFFRQLQLHKNSDVYKRLQQILLYTLGINILFAVLFKNIEQVSWNEAIWQTWQTATTVGYGNKPAETLAGRIITMLLSTVSIAFVGALFGAVFDYREHHKTQKKLGFMNNPYKDGYVVFNFPGINIAKHFIDELRAVEHNVGICFVDNHIETLPDEIASLPNIHFLKGSPLQQQTYTNAQVNKNKTIIVFPVHHKTSTSDGSTKTTIDLLERFITSSTRVLFVLVDQSNAWMFDTNNATHVNADLSILAIVQECQDPYSAKVIEDLLYNTQGANPMTVTVNKLAGISWKDFQINMMHVLSDYKFDCNVLSIIRDGQSNSCPKPSEILEKGDLLSIATYDEFPWEDFEEKIIELQS; this comes from the coding sequence ATGATATTTAATTTTTTCAGACAACTTCAGTTACATAAAAACAGTGATGTTTATAAAAGACTACAGCAAATTTTACTTTACACCTTAGGGATAAATATTCTATTTGCTGTCCTTTTTAAAAATATTGAACAAGTTTCTTGGAACGAAGCTATTTGGCAAACTTGGCAAACTGCAACAACCGTTGGTTATGGAAACAAACCTGCAGAAACTCTTGCAGGTAGAATTATCACAATGCTACTTAGTACAGTAAGTATTGCGTTCGTCGGTGCATTATTTGGTGCCGTATTTGACTATAGAGAACACCATAAAACACAAAAAAAATTAGGCTTTATGAACAATCCATATAAAGACGGTTACGTCGTTTTCAACTTTCCAGGTATAAACATAGCAAAACATTTTATAGATGAGTTAAGAGCTGTTGAGCATAATGTCGGTATTTGCTTTGTTGATAATCATATTGAAACACTTCCAGACGAGATTGCATCTCTACCTAATATTCATTTTTTAAAAGGTAGTCCATTACAACAACAAACATATACCAATGCACAGGTAAATAAAAATAAAACAATTATTGTATTCCCTGTCCATCATAAGACATCTACTTCGGATGGTAGCACTAAAACCACAATAGATCTTCTAGAGCGTTTTATTACAAGTTCTACTAGAGTTCTTTTCGTATTAGTTGATCAGTCTAATGCATGGATGTTTGATACGAATAATGCTACGCATGTAAATGCAGACCTCTCTATTTTAGCAATTGTACAGGAATGTCAAGATCCTTATTCTGCTAAAGTGATAGAGGATTTACTCTATAATACACAAGGAGCTAACCCTATGACTGTGACAGTAAATAAGTTAGCAGGTATCTCTTGGAAAGATTTTCAGATCAATATGATGCATGTTTTATCTGACTATAAATTTGATTGTAATGTACTCTCTATCATTAGAGATGGACAGAGTAATTCTTGTCCAAAACCCTCTGAAATACTCGAAAAAGGGGATTTATTATCAATAGCTACCTATGACGAATTTCCTTGGGAAGATTTTGAAGAGAAAATAATAGAACTACAATCTTGA